A genomic region of Terriglobales bacterium contains the following coding sequences:
- a CDS encoding DUF2892 domain-containing protein — translation MTVNAGLRAVAGTFVLLSLALGYWVSPYFFLFTAFVGLNLLQSGFTNWCPMMTILRKLGMPEVCSPKATAVK, via the coding sequence ATGACCGTGAATGCAGGTTTGCGGGCCGTTGCCGGGACCTTCGTTCTGCTTTCCCTCGCGCTGGGCTACTGGGTAAGCCCCTACTTCTTCCTGTTCACCGCGTTCGTAGGGCTGAACCTCTTGCAGTCAGGCTTCACCAACTGGTGCCCCATGATGACCATCCTGCGCAAGCTGGGGATGCCGGAGGTCTGCTCGCCCAAGGCCACGGCGGTGAAGTAG